The nucleotide sequence CGAGATTTCAGACTCACTTGCAGTTGAATATAAAAGTCCGTATTCTGCAGTAGTACATGTTCTTACAGACTCGACATCGCAAATAGCGTTCAATAAGTCAAAATGGTTGGAATATAGGTTCGTTAAAAAAGTTAATCCTAATATAAAAATGTTTTACATGCTGGACGGAATGCCAATTCACGATTATTCTAGCGTTAAAAACTACCTGACAAATAGAATTATTACGAAACTGAATTTTATACCACCTAATCAAGCTGTTGCAATTTGGGGAAATAGGGAAGGTAAAAATGGAGCAACGCAAATTTGGACTGAGACAAATGAAGATGAATTAATTATACCTGTAATAGTAAAAAAAACGCATGGTAACAATAAATAAAGGGCATGGGCTGGCAGCATAAATTTGGAGTATTTGCTCTTTTTATAAGTTCGCCGAAACTTTTGTTTCGGCTAGTGAAAAGAATAAATTTATAGTCAAAACAAAAGCTTCGGCTAAGTTTGGTTTTGGAAGTTTGGTTTTTCAAATTAGCCCACGACCCCTTATTCGAGACGTTGGGCACAATTAAACCGCAGGAAATGAACAGCAGAAAAATCCAAGATGAGATAATAAAGAAAGCTACTGAATATGGATTAAACCCTAACCAGAAAGGATATGTTTCGTCAAACTCTGCAAATCTCATTGGTACTGTTACTTCATGGAATGAAATTGAAAGGGAATTAGATAACGGTCAAGGAAGCGAGTTAAGACCTGACAGGAATGGCATTACAAAGTTTAATGCGATTCATTCATCTTCTGCATTGTGTGTGAATAATTTCGCATTGTTAAAATATAGCTTGAATGAATTCACTTTTTTGAATTACACGGATTTTGAAGAAGCATCATTTGAAAAAAAATTACCAACTGGAATTAGCATACCAAACCTTGACTTCTATTTGGAAAATAAAAAAGTAATAATCGGAATTGAATCAAAATTCACAGAAATTTTCACAGAAAAATTACCAAACAAGGGGAATAATCTTGAGAAATACTTGAATCGGAAAGAACTAAAGTATTTACCAGCCTCATTTATGAATGTCATTAACCATTATGTATCAAATACAGAAAAGAAACATC is from Saccharicrinis carchari and encodes:
- a CDS encoding PGN_0703 family putative restriction endonuclease, with protein sequence MNSRKIQDEIIKKATEYGLNPNQKGYVSSNSANLIGTVTSWNEIERELDNGQGSELRPDRNGITKFNAIHSSSALCVNNFALLKYSLNEFTFLNYTDFEEASFEKKLPTGISIPNLDFYLENKKVIIGIESKFTEIFTEKLPNKGNNLEKYLNRKELKYLPASFMNVINHYVSNTEKKHLDFAQLIKHTIGLINAGQKCEKKPVLVYIYWLPKNWFEFNMFKKHNDQIDEFKIAISDFIDFVPMSYLDFWNYYGIEETFKETVSEMRRRYELNI